ttttttttttctttgctgCTTGCAGAGATTGGCATCAGCAGCACATCATGCAGAGCCCCAACAAACGGTCTGCTGTCTCTCTCCCTTGCCCCCCTGCCTTTTCCGGACCCCAAGGCTGGGCTGACCTCCCGGACGGCTTGCTTCACTCCATTGTTGCTCGGCTTGCATCCTTCCGAGACATTCTTGGCTTTGCTGCAACATGCCCCTCCTGGCGCGCTGCCTTCTCCTCGTACCCATCCAAAACTATGCTCCGCACAAAATTGCCACCTCTCCTCGTCCAGCCCCATGCTCGTGTACAAGGTCCTCTTCTTCCTGCTACCAATGGTTGCCATCAGCTTTACACATGTGTGGTTATCGATCCAGCCAACCCAAACACCTCCCTTCGCTGCCAGATTCCTGTAGACACCATAGAAAACAAGATGGCATTGATTGGCTCCTCCTATGGTAATGTCATCTACTTCTCCTACGGATGTTGTTACATCTTTGATGTGTTCACCGGTGCCGAGGTTTCGACTCCAAGTCTCCCATGCGGTGCCAAATGCTGGTCATCCATGTTGAAGGGCACTCTAACAGCCCCCCTTGCATCACCCAACTCACATCTCCTTGTCAGTGCCAAGTCCTCCCTGTTTGTTTTGCCTGTTGGAAATGACTCTTGGTCCGAACTCCAGGCTCCTTATCAGCATCCAACAGACCA
This genomic stretch from Hordeum vulgare subsp. vulgare chromosome 6H, MorexV3_pseudomolecules_assembly, whole genome shotgun sequence harbors:
- the LOC123401257 gene encoding uncharacterized protein LOC123401257; the protein is MQSPNKRSAVSLPCPPAFSGPQGWADLPDGLLHSIVARLASFRDILGFAATCPSWRAAFSSYPSKTMLRTKLPPLLVQPHARVQGPLLPATNGCHQLYTCVVIDPANPNTSLRCQIPVDTIENKMALIGSSYGNVIYFSYGCCYIFDVFTGAEVSTPSLPCGAKCWSSMLKGTLTAPLASPNSHLLVSAKSSLFVLPVGNDSWSELQAPYQHPTDHFVEFDGQFIVLDSVGRSYALQLAPQLGLQEIKTKPEDGRPTRGRLVVCGDMLFMLGLTRLHRLDMSTEPATWIAVEKLDNWALFVAAGVMSTLHSCMSPGLWGGRSSIMYDAGAYRPWALYGLHGVLDPVQDEPPREPGVEHIPPKMSFWQFWLYPSMFYSSDGQ